The genomic DNA TTTAGAATGTATGTTAGTCAAATGCCCCATGGTTGTAGCTTATCGCATGCATCCCTTAACATTCATGTTAGCCAAGCATTTTATAAATATTCCCTGGATATCACTACCTAATTTATTAGCAGGTCATGAATTGGTAAAAGAATTTATTCAAAACAACTGTCGTCCTGAAAATTTAGCACAAACATTAATTAATTTATTAAATGATGATAATAATCAACATATAGTATTGAAAAAAAAATTTAGACAATTACATTACAGCATTAGATGTAAAGCAGATGAAAAAGCAGCCCATGCGGTTTTGAGACTAATTAAATGACAACAATGTTATCTATTGTGCAAGTACAAAATAATGAAATATCAAAAACACCATCTATCAAAAAATTTAAATTAATTGCAGGAGTAGATGAATCAGGATGCGGATCATTAGTTGGGTCAGTAATAGCTGCTGCAGTGATATTGCACCCAATACAACCAATTTCTGGATTAGCTGATTCCAAGACATTAAATAAAAATAAAAGACTTAATTTATATAAAAATATTATTAAAAATGCATTAGCATGGAGTATCGGATATGCTGATGTTACAGAAATTGATCGGTTTAATATTTTAGAAGCTCGTTTATTAGCAATGAAACGAGCAGTGCACAATTTATCTGTTAAACCAGATTTAATTTTAATAGATGGAAATCGTTCTCCAGGATTTACAGAAATACCTTATCAATGTTTTAACAAAGGAGATGCTCGAATAGCGGTTATAAGCGCAGCTTCCATTATAGCTAAAGTTACTCGTGACCAAGATATGATCATATTAGATGGGCAATATCCAAAATATGGATTTGCTCAAAACAAAGGATATCCTACTTTTTTTCACTTAAAACAACTAGCGCTATACGGTCCTATATCGCATCATCGAAAAAGTTTTGCTCCTGTAAAACATGTAATTTCTGATATTAATAGGCAATTCTATGTTTAATATAATGAGATATACATTATTACTTATGAGCTTTTAAATTATGATAAAACCACGTTTTATTCACTTGCACGTACATAGCGATTACTCCATGATTGATGGATTAGCTACGGTAAATAAATTAATAACAAAAGCGGCATATCTTAAAATGCCCGCGTTAGCTCTTACTGATTTTAACAATTTATTTGGGTTTATTAAATTCTATGATGTTGCTTATAAGTCAGGAATCAAACCAATTATTGGAGCAGATTTTTTAGTACATGATCTCATCCTTGGCAACAAACCCAGCGAATTAACATGCTTGGTTACTGATAAACAGGGTTATTATCATTTAATTATGCTAATTTCAAAAGCATATAAAAACAAATGTAATAACATTGCTCTTATGATTCAACGTCATTGGCTCACAGAATATAATAAAGGTTTAATTCTACTTTCTGGAGGACGCAACGGAGATATCGGCAGATATTTATTAAGAAATGAAAAATCAAAGATAGAACAATGTTTATGTTTTTATTCCAAGTATTTTCCAAATAGATATTATTTGGAATTAATACGTACTGGTCGTCAACATGAAGAATCTTATGTACAATTAGCGATAGAATTATCAATAGCCAAAGGATTACCAGTAGTAGCTACCAACGATGTACGTTTCATTAATGAAAAAGATTTTTTAGCGCATGAGGTTCGCGTAGCGATATATGCTGGTACTACATTAAATAATGTTCAACAATTATGCAAATATAGTTCACAACAATTTATGAAAAGTGAACAAGAAATGTGTGAATTATTTTCTGATATACCAGAATCTTTAGTAAATAGTGTAGAAATTGCTTACAGATGTAATCTCACCATCGATTTAGGCGGATATTTTTTACCACAATTTCCTACTGGGTGTAGGTCTGCTAAAGATTTTCTTACTAAACACGCAAAAAAAGGATTGGAAGAACGCTTAATTTTGTTATTTCCAAAGACTAAAGAACGTCTTGTTAAGCGAAAACCGTATGATTTACGATTGAAACATGAATTACAAGTAATTAATAATATGAATTTTCCTAGTTATTTTTTAATCGTTATGGAATTTATCAAATGGGCTAAAAATAACGATATTCCAGTTGGCCCTGGAAGAGGTTCTGGCGCTAGTTCACTAGTAGCTTATGTTTTAAAAATTACAGAACTTGACCCATTACAATTCGATTTGCTGTTTGAACGTTTTCTTAATCCAGAGCGTATATCTATGCCTGATCTAGATATTGATTTTTGCATGGATCATCGTGATTTAGTAATTGAACATGTCTCTAAAACTTACGGATCAGATGCTGTATCTCAAATTATTACGTTTGGGACTATGGCAGCTAAAGCAGTGATTCGAGATGTAGGCCGTGTACTAGGGCATCCTTATGCGTTGATTAATCGTATCGCTAAATTAATTCCATTAGAATCCGGAATAACATTGCAAAAAGCGTTCTCTATCGAACCTCAACTTAAATTACTTTATGAAAACGACGAAGATATTACAGAACTCATCGATATGGCCCTGCAATTAGAAGGTATCGTAAGAAATGTAAGCAAACATGCAGGAGGAGTAGTAATTGCGCCTGTAAAAATTACCGATTTTTCTCCCTTGTATTATGATAACGACAGTATTCATCCAATGACTCAATTTGATAAAAATGATATTGAACGTATTGGTTTAATAAAATTTGATTTTCTTGGTTTGCGTACATTGACTATTATTAATCATGCATTAAAAATGATTAATAATACGCGCTTGAAACATGGTCTCACTATTGTTGATATACACTCCATATCGTTACATGACCAAAAAAGCTTCCATATACTTCAATCTTCAGAAACTACTGCGATATTTCAATTAGAATCACGCGGTATAAAAGAATTAATTAAACGTTTAAAACCAGATTGTTTTGAAGATTTGATAGCATTGATTGCGTTATTTCGTCCAGGCCCGTTACAGTCAGGTATGGTAGATAATTTCATCAATAGAAAACACGGTTATGAAACTATTTCTTATCCTGATGCTCAATGGCAGCATGAATCTTTACGTCCAGTATTGGAATCAACTTATGGAATTATTTTGTATCAAGAACAAGTTATGCAAATAGCACAAGTACTTGCAGGTTATACACTTGGACAAGCCGATATATTAAGACGTGCTATCGGTAAAAAAAAACCAGAAGATATGGCTAAACAACGCTCTTTTTTTAATTTAGGTGCTGCAAAAAATGGTATCGATAATACACTATCAATGAAGATTTTTGATCTTGTAGAAAAATTCGCCGGTTATGGTTTCAATAAATCTCATTCTGCAGCATATGCATTAATATCTTATCAAACATTATGGTTAAAAACACATTATCCTTCTGAATTTATGGCAGCAGCATTAAGTTCTGATATGGATAATTTAAATAAAGTAGTATACTTAATAGGTGAATGTCAAAAAATGAAACTTATAATTTCACCTCCAAATATTAACACTAGTCAATATCATTTTTATGTTAATGCAAATAAAGAAATTGTTTATGGATTTGGAGCTATAAAAGGAATAGGAAAAACCTCTATAGAATCTATAATAAGATCTCGTAATAAAAGTGGTAATTTTAAAGAATTATTTGACTTCTGTATTCGCATCGATGCTACAAAAATAAATCATCGTATAATTGAAAA from Candidatus Blochmanniella camponoti includes the following:
- the rnhB gene encoding ribonuclease HII, with the translated sequence MTTMLSIVQVQNNEISKTPSIKKFKLIAGVDESGCGSLVGSVIAAAVILHPIQPISGLADSKTLNKNKRLNLYKNIIKNALAWSIGYADVTEIDRFNILEARLLAMKRAVHNLSVKPDLILIDGNRSPGFTEIPYQCFNKGDARIAVISAASIIAKVTRDQDMIILDGQYPKYGFAQNKGYPTFFHLKQLALYGPISHHRKSFAPVKHVISDINRQFYV
- the dnaE gene encoding DNA polymerase III subunit alpha produces the protein MIKPRFIHLHVHSDYSMIDGLATVNKLITKAAYLKMPALALTDFNNLFGFIKFYDVAYKSGIKPIIGADFLVHDLILGNKPSELTCLVTDKQGYYHLIMLISKAYKNKCNNIALMIQRHWLTEYNKGLILLSGGRNGDIGRYLLRNEKSKIEQCLCFYSKYFPNRYYLELIRTGRQHEESYVQLAIELSIAKGLPVVATNDVRFINEKDFLAHEVRVAIYAGTTLNNVQQLCKYSSQQFMKSEQEMCELFSDIPESLVNSVEIAYRCNLTIDLGGYFLPQFPTGCRSAKDFLTKHAKKGLEERLILLFPKTKERLVKRKPYDLRLKHELQVINNMNFPSYFLIVMEFIKWAKNNDIPVGPGRGSGASSLVAYVLKITELDPLQFDLLFERFLNPERISMPDLDIDFCMDHRDLVIEHVSKTYGSDAVSQIITFGTMAAKAVIRDVGRVLGHPYALINRIAKLIPLESGITLQKAFSIEPQLKLLYENDEDITELIDMALQLEGIVRNVSKHAGGVVIAPVKITDFSPLYYDNDSIHPMTQFDKNDIERIGLIKFDFLGLRTLTIINHALKMINNTRLKHGLTIVDIHSISLHDQKSFHILQSSETTAIFQLESRGIKELIKRLKPDCFEDLIALIALFRPGPLQSGMVDNFINRKHGYETISYPDAQWQHESLRPVLESTYGIILYQEQVMQIAQVLAGYTLGQADILRRAIGKKKPEDMAKQRSFFNLGAAKNGIDNTLSMKIFDLVEKFAGYGFNKSHSAAYALISYQTLWLKTHYPSEFMAAALSSDMDNLNKVVYLIGECQKMKLIISPPNINTSQYHFYVNANKEIVYGFGAIKGIGKTSIESIIRSRNKSGNFKELFDFCIRIDATKINHRIIEKLILSGACDSFGIHRSKLMASLNDVLKRANQHIKNKYSKQTDIFEMRLNESNTIAISDRNDNAPQWSNQLLLEKEKEALGLYLTSHPTIQYIKTIKRCVPNIVKIKDIILETDNKILHIFGLIVSIRTKLSKKGKRVVFFILEDYSGRLEIMIFETLIHKYQHCLKENNLLLVTGVINIDKIHGHYKMIARKLEDINDIHKKHTRSLSITLKNKQVNNQLLTNIHFFLEKNKLGTLPVYFFYQKNGIQIKLHCGKKWYITLTDQLLTNLRGLVGDEQIKLELH